The Aphis gossypii isolate Hap1 chromosome 3, ASM2018417v2, whole genome shotgun sequence genome includes a region encoding these proteins:
- the LOC114119377 gene encoding androgen-dependent TFPI-regulating protein-like, producing the protein MSVYPILLHAGACLWYVFFWNNFLSNGSNQKESDWDPRYRDIHEMGTRFLTNWNLFMQTLFFGSCLFHDIMKILNGPNWFKLGSKFQTLLSLSFSSILLPVGIFVCVTFWVMYAYDREIIYPKLVDSYIPYWQNHGMHTTILPLILAELFTTRHKFASVTASMVIFLIFGAIYGVVFLLTYVEKGRWVYPLFGLFSVPISVAIMTVLFVILMSFLFVGIFIQNMYWGKEDVKKRYRKPLKKSS; encoded by the exons ATGTCCGTTTATCCAATACTGTTGCACGCAGGAGCATGCTTGTGGTATGTTTTCTTTtggaacaattttttatccaaTGGCAGTAATCAAAAAGAAAGCGACTGGGATCCTAGATACCGAGACATACATGAGATGGGAACTAGGTTCCTCACCAATTGGAATCta tTTATGCAGACGTTGTTCTTTGGCAGTTGTCTATTTCatgatataatgaaaatattgaacgGTCCCAACTGGTTCAAATTAGGTTCGAAATTTCAAACTTTACTCTCCCTGAGTTTTTCGTCCATATTACTGCCAGTTGGAATA tTTGTGTGTGTCACATTTTGGGTAATGTATGCGTATGATCGGGAAATTATTTACCCAAAATTAGTCGACAGTTACATACCTTACTGGCAAAATCATGGAATGCACACAACTATTTTACCACTCATATTAGCCGAATTATTTACTACCCGACATAAGTTCGCTTCAGTTACAGCTTCaatggtgatatttttgatattcggAGCTATCTACGGAGTCGT ttttttgcTAACTTATGTGGAAAAAGGACGTTGGGTATACCCCTTGTTCGGCCTATTTAGTGTACCAATTTCTGTGGCTATTATGactgttttatttgttatattaatgtcATTCTTATTTGTCGGTATATTTATCCAAAACATGTACTGGG gaAAAGAAGATGTTAAGAAACGATACCGAAAACCTCTTAAGAAATCATCCTAA